A genomic window from Halomonas sp. LR3S48 includes:
- a CDS encoding bactofilin family protein: MFHKAKHRQPEAMAASVVAADSSRTSPLRQETPSTRSSVSVIGGHTRVQGDIDAGEDLTVEGHVEGTITCKQNTVTLGSSGRIVGDVYAHTLHVSGEVEGNLVASHRATIHKGATVRGTIVTPCLMLEDGSTFHGNIDMDPENELLQGAFSELADNRQTRSSSSDGSDTGMAGSDEPQTTATQEGDAKQVDSST; this comes from the coding sequence ATGTTCCACAAGGCAAAGCACCGTCAACCGGAAGCAATGGCGGCCAGCGTCGTCGCGGCCGATAGCAGCCGGACTTCCCCGCTTCGGCAGGAAACGCCCTCGACGCGATCCAGCGTTTCGGTGATCGGCGGCCACACTCGCGTACAGGGGGACATCGATGCCGGCGAGGACCTGACCGTGGAAGGGCACGTCGAGGGAACGATCACCTGCAAGCAGAATACCGTCACCCTGGGGAGCAGCGGTCGCATCGTCGGTGACGTCTACGCGCACACCTTGCATGTCTCGGGAGAGGTCGAGGGCAATCTCGTGGCATCGCATCGCGCCACGATCCACAAGGGCGCCACCGTCAGGGGAACGATCGTGACGCCATGCCTGATGCTCGAGGACGGCAGCACTTTCCACGGCAATATCGACATGGATCCCGAGAACGAACTCCTCCAGGGTGCTTTCAGCGAGCTTGCCGACAATAGACAGACGCGCTCTTCCTCATCCGACGGCAGCGATACCGGGATGGCTGGTTCCGATGAGCCCCAAACCACAGCCACGCAGGAAGGCGATGCCAAGCAGGTCGACAGCTCGACCTGA
- a CDS encoding crotonase/enoyl-CoA hydratase family protein produces MTQQVFHERVTLTFQNHVAEVSLARPREHNGLDWAMMDALLASQQSLCELDGLRAVVLKGEGESFCAGLDMTAIMSCPERLPSLLAADGQGLNPVQRLALGWREAGVPVIAALHGHVYGGGLQVALGADIRVVHPEARLALLEIVWGIIPDMGISVTGAGIRSDVLRELAWTGRKVNGSEAVMLGLATRLADDPQSTARDIATAVAARSPKAVAAARELFSRAPGMSERESLALEASLQRGLLGGEEQLEAVAARMAGREPRYTGSR; encoded by the coding sequence ATGACACAGCAAGTTTTTCATGAGCGGGTGACACTTACGTTTCAAAACCATGTGGCCGAGGTCTCCCTGGCGAGGCCTCGCGAGCACAACGGCCTCGACTGGGCGATGATGGATGCCCTGCTGGCATCGCAGCAGAGCCTGTGCGAACTCGACGGTTTACGCGCCGTGGTACTCAAGGGGGAGGGGGAGAGCTTCTGCGCTGGCCTCGACATGACTGCGATCATGTCCTGCCCCGAGCGTTTGCCCTCGTTGCTGGCTGCCGACGGGCAGGGTCTCAATCCGGTACAGCGTCTGGCGCTGGGCTGGCGCGAGGCAGGCGTGCCGGTAATTGCCGCCCTGCATGGGCATGTCTATGGCGGCGGGCTGCAGGTCGCCCTGGGCGCCGACATTCGCGTGGTGCATCCCGAGGCTAGGCTGGCGCTGCTGGAGATCGTCTGGGGCATCATCCCTGACATGGGCATCAGTGTGACCGGTGCGGGCATTCGCAGCGACGTGCTGCGCGAACTGGCCTGGACGGGGCGCAAGGTGAACGGCAGCGAAGCGGTCATGCTGGGCCTGGCCACACGCCTGGCCGACGACCCGCAGAGCACCGCTCGCGACATCGCCACGGCGGTTGCGGCCCGTTCGCCCAAGGCCGTGGCCGCAGCCCGTGAACTTTTCTCCCGGGCCCCCGGCATGTCCGAGCGCGAGAGCCTGGCGCTGGAAGCGAGCCTGCAGCGGGGCCTGCTAGGCGGCGAGGAGCAACTGGAGGCCGTGGCGGCCCGGATGGCCGGGCGCGAGCCGCGTTACACCGGCTCACGTTGA
- a CDS encoding sensor domain-containing diguanylate cyclase: MYRHATFFTCLAIVPLVIGVLLVDEGRPLPEFVALGLTGMLVLAKMQLLRGWHAPAKILVGLTLLPLALTLASYVLPEYWIPLSRWDALSRGLASGLTLEAWRPALLTTLSLILLAALVATRSRSALGGPLLLLMAALLLGVQGLLGRADLDTQLLRTAAGPWSTLAIATLLVGLGLAALPGWRAHAAALRRALAPSLVLVMAALLLWHHQKAVTERELQATVETEARQLGERLTREIHDHLAAVERFANVWTLFDTPPRQAEWTGQAALYHRDFRYLLNIAFVDPDSRITQIYPFNDINQRALGARLFDAQPAGREAVSRALFEQRIGHTDVIMLLQGVPGIIHYLPIPLNERQTLGAVAMVISLPMLAETLFSEVDRQHTSLLLTQGEQVLASQVPDIRLGPWQHEVQLDVGGVPLGLDIQPSHSRLLQQLPRHPIVSLVTGLTLAYLLYLVLHGYTRLAHQHRRVHVTNTELRREIRTRSRLQEEVEWLARHDELTQLPNRRLFMETLDANATQRPLSVLICDVDHFKHINDHQGHLIGDRYLDQLGRIGREIVEPYGGLFARYGGEEFVACLPLADPVQAREVAEALRQGLQDAELRHHDGKILTASIGVVTLIDGPLDVAILMQAADDALYRAKAEGRNRVRVSSPLTITESV; encoded by the coding sequence ATGTATCGCCATGCCACCTTCTTTACCTGCCTGGCCATCGTCCCCCTCGTCATAGGTGTCCTGCTCGTGGATGAAGGGCGCCCGTTGCCTGAATTCGTCGCGCTCGGGCTGACGGGAATGCTCGTTCTGGCCAAGATGCAGCTGCTGCGAGGCTGGCATGCGCCGGCGAAGATACTGGTCGGGCTGACCCTCCTGCCGCTGGCCCTGACGCTGGCGAGCTACGTGCTGCCGGAGTACTGGATACCGCTGTCGCGCTGGGACGCCTTGAGCCGAGGCCTGGCCAGCGGGCTGACGCTGGAAGCCTGGCGTCCGGCGCTGCTGACGACCCTGAGCCTGATTCTGCTTGCCGCGCTGGTCGCCACGCGAAGCCGATCCGCACTGGGCGGTCCGCTCCTGCTGCTGATGGCCGCGTTACTGCTGGGCGTACAGGGGCTGCTCGGCAGAGCGGATCTCGATACTCAACTACTGCGGACAGCAGCAGGGCCGTGGTCCACCCTGGCCATAGCAACGCTGTTGGTCGGCCTGGGGCTTGCCGCCCTGCCGGGCTGGCGGGCTCACGCCGCCGCCCTCAGACGCGCCCTGGCACCGTCACTGGTCCTGGTCATGGCCGCATTGCTGCTGTGGCACCACCAGAAGGCCGTCACCGAGAGAGAGCTACAGGCCACCGTCGAGACGGAAGCCCGGCAGCTCGGCGAGCGCCTGACGCGAGAGATCCACGACCACCTGGCCGCCGTGGAGCGCTTCGCCAACGTCTGGACCCTATTCGACACCCCGCCCCGCCAGGCCGAATGGACCGGACAGGCGGCGCTCTACCATCGTGATTTTCGCTACCTGCTCAATATCGCCTTCGTCGACCCCGACAGCCGCATCACGCAGATCTACCCGTTCAACGACATCAATCAGCGGGCCTTGGGTGCGCGACTGTTCGATGCCCAGCCTGCCGGGCGCGAAGCGGTCAGTCGAGCGCTCTTCGAGCAGCGCATCGGGCACACGGACGTCATCATGCTGCTGCAGGGCGTTCCCGGCATCATCCACTACCTGCCGATTCCGCTGAATGAGCGGCAAACCCTGGGCGCCGTGGCCATGGTCATCAGCCTGCCGATGCTGGCGGAAACGCTGTTCAGCGAAGTCGACCGGCAGCACACCAGCCTGCTGCTCACCCAGGGCGAACAGGTCCTGGCCAGCCAGGTCCCCGACATCCGCCTCGGCCCCTGGCAGCACGAGGTGCAGCTCGACGTGGGCGGCGTACCGCTGGGCCTGGATATCCAGCCCAGTCACTCCCGGCTGCTGCAGCAGTTGCCTCGGCATCCTATCGTCAGCCTCGTCACCGGCCTGACCCTGGCCTATCTGCTCTACCTGGTGCTGCACGGCTATACCCGCCTGGCGCATCAGCATCGCCGGGTGCACGTCACCAATACCGAACTGCGCCGCGAGATTCGTACTCGCAGTCGGTTGCAGGAAGAGGTCGAGTGGCTGGCCCGGCACGATGAATTGACCCAGTTGCCCAACCGCCGCCTGTTCATGGAGACACTCGACGCCAACGCCACGCAACGGCCATTGAGCGTATTGATCTGCGATGTCGATCACTTCAAGCATATCAACGACCATCAGGGCCACCTGATCGGCGACCGCTACCTGGATCAGTTGGGCCGAATAGGACGTGAAATTGTCGAACCGTACGGTGGGCTGTTCGCCCGCTATGGCGGGGAGGAGTTCGTTGCCTGCCTGCCGTTGGCCGACCCCGTGCAGGCACGGGAGGTGGCCGAAGCACTGCGCCAGGGGCTGCAGGACGCCGAGCTACGACATCACGATGGCAAGATCCTGACGGCCAGTATCGGCGTCGTCACCCTGATCGACGGCCCGCTTGACGTCGCCATCCTCATGCAGGCTGCCGACGATGCGCTCTACCGCGCCAAGGCCGAGGGGCGCAATCGGGTCAGGGTCTCCTCGCCATTAACCATCACCGAAAGCGTCTGA
- the purL gene encoding phosphoribosylformylglycinamidine synthase, giving the protein MLELRGAPALSAFRHDKLLAALRARVPEVESLHAAYVHFVDHDGEFSDEEHHLLGQLLDYGIRSGSDDSRGASDSEGQLFLVVPRIGTQSPWSSKATDIARNCGLGKVRRIERGIAYRVALKAPMSEAAFTAIRETLHDRMTENVLTDASDAARLFAHHEPAPLGQVDILEGGRAALEEANLALGLALADDEIDYLAAAFRDLERNPTDVELMMFAQANSEHCRHKIFNADWVIDGEAQTHSLFKMIKNTYQASPDDILSAYSDNAAVIKGATAPRFFAAPLTGKAAERAVYGSRREPIHILMKVETHNHPTAIAPYPGAATGAGGEIRDEGATGIGGKPKAGLTGFTVSNLRIPEFVQPWEAFDYGKPERMQSALAIMLEGPIGGASFNNEFGRPNLAGYFRTYEQDILGAGGIERRGYHKPIMIAGGYGNIREGHVQKGEIPVGGKLIVMGGPAMLIGLGGGAASSMASGTSSADLDFASVQRENPEMERRAQEVIDRCWALGEANPIRFFHDVGAGGLSNALPELVKDGERGGRFELRAVPNAEPGMSPLEIWCNEAQERYVLAVAPEDLDTFDALCARERCPYAVVGEATEAHHLEVHDGHFNTRPVDLPMSVLFGKPPKMQREFQRQSLELPGVMLDNLDLREAMERVLRLPTVASKSFLITIGDRSITGMVARDQMVGPWQVPVADVAVTTASFDTHAGEAMAMGERPPVALIDPAASARLAVAETITNLAAAPIEKLGDIKLSANWMSAADHVGENQALFDAVHAVGMELCPALGIAIPVGKDSMSMRTAWQADDGDEAGEKSITAPLTLVVTGFAPVTDALKTLTPQINLDQDESDLILIDLGGGRNRLGGSALAQVYGQLGNECPDLDDPEDLKAFFAVIQGLNRDGKLLAYHDRSDGGLLVTLLEMAFAARAGLEIKLDWLIDEPTQAVDALFAEELGAVIQINRKHTEEVLAQFAAAGIETCGVIARPRYDDQVRVTLFEEPLLETTRLLTQRTWAEASYRMQALRDNPECAKSEFDGLLDGRDPGLSASPTFDVDEDVAAPFVNTARPAVAILREQGVNGHVEMAWAFDHAGFESVDVHMSDILEGRVVLDEFKGLVACGGFSYGDVLGAGGGWAKSVLFNPRAREQFATFFERDDSFGLGVCNGCQMFAQLKELIPGAENWPRFVRNESEQFEARVAMVQVEQSPSILLSGMEGSRLPIAVAHGEGRAEFRDSAHLRSMQGSAQIALRYVDNYGQVTTHYPANPNGSPSGITGLTTPDGRVTIMMPHPERVVRAVSNSWRPAEWTQDGAWMRLFRNARVWLG; this is encoded by the coding sequence ATGCTCGAACTTCGAGGCGCGCCTGCCCTTTCCGCTTTCCGTCACGACAAGCTGCTGGCTGCCCTGCGCGCACGGGTTCCCGAGGTCGAGTCCCTGCACGCCGCCTACGTGCATTTCGTGGATCACGACGGTGAATTCTCCGATGAGGAGCACCATCTCCTCGGCCAACTGCTCGATTACGGCATCAGGAGCGGGAGCGACGACTCCCGAGGCGCGTCGGATAGCGAAGGTCAGCTGTTTCTGGTTGTGCCACGCATCGGCACCCAGTCGCCGTGGTCGTCCAAGGCCACCGACATCGCCCGCAACTGCGGCCTGGGCAAGGTGCGCCGGATCGAGCGCGGGATCGCCTACCGAGTGGCGCTCAAGGCGCCGATGTCCGAAGCGGCCTTCACGGCGATTCGCGAGACCCTGCATGATCGCATGACGGAGAATGTGCTGACCGATGCCTCCGATGCCGCCCGGCTGTTCGCCCATCATGAACCGGCACCGCTGGGGCAGGTGGATATTCTCGAAGGCGGTCGGGCGGCACTGGAGGAGGCCAATCTTGCCCTGGGGCTGGCGCTGGCCGATGATGAGATCGACTACCTGGCCGCTGCCTTCCGCGATCTGGAGCGCAATCCCACCGACGTCGAGTTGATGATGTTCGCCCAGGCCAACTCCGAGCACTGCCGGCATAAGATCTTCAACGCCGACTGGGTGATCGACGGCGAAGCGCAGACCCATTCGCTGTTCAAGATGATCAAGAACACCTACCAGGCCTCGCCCGACGATATTCTTTCCGCCTACAGCGACAACGCCGCGGTGATCAAGGGGGCCACGGCGCCGCGCTTCTTCGCCGCGCCGCTGACCGGCAAGGCCGCCGAGCGCGCCGTGTACGGTTCACGGCGCGAGCCGATCCACATCCTGATGAAGGTGGAGACCCACAACCATCCCACGGCGATCGCCCCCTATCCGGGGGCGGCCACCGGCGCGGGTGGCGAGATTCGCGACGAAGGGGCCACCGGCATCGGCGGCAAACCCAAGGCCGGCCTCACCGGCTTTACCGTTTCCAACCTGCGTATTCCGGAGTTCGTACAGCCTTGGGAGGCGTTCGACTACGGCAAGCCCGAGCGCATGCAGTCGGCGCTTGCGATCATGCTCGAGGGTCCCATCGGTGGTGCGTCGTTCAACAACGAGTTCGGTCGTCCCAATCTCGCCGGCTACTTCCGCACCTACGAGCAGGACATTCTGGGGGCCGGCGGCATCGAGCGGCGTGGCTACCACAAGCCGATCATGATCGCTGGCGGCTACGGCAACATTCGTGAAGGCCACGTGCAGAAAGGTGAGATTCCCGTCGGCGGCAAGCTGATCGTGATGGGCGGGCCGGCCATGCTGATCGGCCTGGGTGGCGGGGCGGCCTCGTCGATGGCCTCCGGCACATCCAGTGCCGACCTCGACTTCGCCTCGGTGCAGCGCGAGAACCCCGAGATGGAACGACGTGCCCAGGAGGTGATCGACCGTTGCTGGGCACTGGGCGAGGCCAACCCCATCCGCTTCTTCCATGATGTGGGCGCCGGTGGGCTGTCCAATGCCTTGCCGGAGCTGGTCAAGGACGGCGAACGCGGCGGTCGCTTCGAGCTGCGTGCGGTGCCCAACGCCGAGCCGGGCATGAGCCCGCTGGAAATCTGGTGCAACGAGGCCCAGGAGCGCTACGTGTTGGCGGTTGCTCCAGAGGATCTCGACACCTTCGATGCGCTGTGTGCCCGCGAGCGCTGCCCCTACGCGGTGGTCGGCGAGGCCACCGAGGCGCATCACCTGGAAGTGCATGACGGCCACTTCAACACCAGGCCCGTCGATCTGCCGATGAGCGTACTGTTCGGCAAGCCGCCGAAGATGCAGCGTGAATTCCAGCGCCAGAGCCTGGAATTGCCCGGCGTGATGCTCGACAACCTCGACCTGCGTGAGGCGATGGAGCGCGTGCTGCGCCTGCCCACGGTGGCCTCGAAGAGCTTCCTGATCACCATCGGCGATCGCTCGATTACCGGCATGGTGGCTCGCGACCAGATGGTCGGCCCCTGGCAGGTGCCGGTGGCCGACGTCGCCGTGACCACCGCGAGCTTCGATACCCATGCCGGCGAGGCCATGGCCATGGGCGAACGTCCGCCGGTGGCGTTGATCGACCCGGCCGCCAGCGCCCGCCTGGCGGTGGCCGAGACTATCACCAACCTGGCTGCCGCGCCCATCGAGAAGCTTGGCGACATCAAGCTCTCCGCCAACTGGATGAGCGCCGCCGATCACGTCGGCGAGAACCAGGCGCTGTTCGATGCCGTCCACGCGGTAGGCATGGAACTCTGCCCGGCGCTGGGCATTGCGATTCCGGTAGGCAAGGACTCCATGTCCATGCGCACCGCCTGGCAGGCGGACGACGGCGACGAAGCCGGGGAGAAGAGCATTACCGCGCCGCTCACGCTAGTGGTCACCGGCTTCGCCCCGGTCACCGATGCGCTGAAGACCCTGACGCCGCAGATCAACCTCGACCAGGACGAGAGCGACCTGATCCTGATCGACCTGGGTGGCGGCAGGAACCGCCTGGGCGGCTCGGCCTTGGCGCAGGTCTACGGCCAGCTCGGCAACGAGTGCCCCGATCTCGACGATCCGGAGGATCTCAAGGCGTTCTTCGCCGTGATCCAGGGGCTCAACCGTGACGGCAAGCTGCTGGCCTACCACGACCGCAGCGACGGCGGCCTTCTGGTGACCCTGCTGGAGATGGCCTTCGCCGCCCGTGCCGGCCTCGAGATCAAGCTCGACTGGCTGATCGACGAACCCACCCAGGCGGTAGATGCGCTGTTTGCCGAGGAGCTCGGCGCGGTGATCCAGATCAACCGGAAGCATACCGAAGAGGTGCTGGCCCAGTTCGCCGCGGCGGGCATCGAGACATGCGGCGTCATCGCTCGGCCGCGCTACGACGATCAGGTGCGTGTGACTCTGTTCGAGGAGCCACTGCTGGAGACCACCCGGCTGCTGACCCAGCGCACCTGGGCCGAGGCCAGCTATCGCATGCAGGCGCTGCGCGACAATCCGGAGTGCGCCAAGAGCGAGTTCGATGGCCTGCTCGATGGCCGCGACCCGGGCCTCTCGGCCAGCCCTACCTTCGACGTCGACGAGGACGTTGCCGCTCCGTTCGTCAACACGGCGCGCCCGGCGGTGGCGATCCTGCGCGAGCAGGGCGTCAACGGTCATGTGGAAATGGCCTGGGCCTTCGATCACGCCGGCTTCGAATCGGTGGACGTGCACATGAGCGACATCCTCGAGGGGCGTGTCGTACTCGATGAATTCAAGGGGCTGGTGGCCTGCGGCGGCTTCTCCTACGGCGACGTGCTCGGCGCTGGCGGCGGCTGGGCCAAGTCGGTCCTGTTCAACCCGCGTGCACGGGAGCAGTTCGCTACCTTTTTCGAGCGCGACGACAGCTTCGGTCTCGGCGTGTGCAATGGCTGCCAGATGTTCGCCCAGCTCAAGGAGCTGATCCCAGGTGCCGAGAACTGGCCGCGCTTCGTGCGCAACGAATCCGAACAGTTCGAGGCGCGGGTGGCCATGGTCCAGGTGGAGCAAAGCCCCTCGATCCTGCTTTCCGGCATGGAAGGCTCGCGGTTGCCGATCGCCGTGGCTCATGGAGAGGGCCGCGCCGAGTTTCGCGACAGCGCCCACCTGCGCAGCATGCAGGGAAGCGCCCAGATTGCCTTGCGCTACGTCGACAACTACGGCCAGGTAACGACCCACTACCCGGCCAACCCCAACGGCTCGCCTTCCGGCATCACTGGCCTGACTACGCCGGATGGGCGTGTCACCATCATGATGCCTCACCCGGAGCGGGTGGTGCGTGCAGTGAGCAACTCCTGGCGTCCTGCGGAATGGACCCAGGACGGCGCCTGGATGCGGCTGTTCCGCAACGCCCGCGTGTGGCTTGGCTGA
- the mltF gene encoding membrane-bound lytic murein transglycosylase MltF, whose protein sequence is MPELDSRVLLSRLRLAALLLLGVALCLAPYRHFKPPSGLLEAVQERDFISIHTRNTPTTYYEGRHGPTGFEYELMRHFAEFLGVSLTLDARHHIQSALDAVRQEGDLAAATLPLDLTQPDLIYSRPILELQPLLVYRRGLPPVRTTEDLGGLTIGTIRGSGTDRVLRELQAEHPQLGWRESSDLEVAELLNRVENGSLDAAVVFEHQFRINRLFFPGVERGFSLGKPLSMAWAFPAKGGLGLQQEANRFLSGLQREGQLDELVARHFGHDDYLEYVGARVFIGHLNERLDTYAELFREAARNTGFDWKLLAALGYQESHWDPEATSPTGVRGLMMLTQPTASEMGVNDRLDPAQSVDGGARYLRQIMDRLPESIQGDDRLYMAMAAYNVGLGHLYDARTIAEELGGNPDNWRDVREALPLLQQHEWHSKTRHGYARGGEPVIYVRNIRRYHEILTYVDRSQQQYLQLNDLPNGEDDGAPLFDIISPLL, encoded by the coding sequence ATGCCCGAACTTGATAGTCGTGTCCTGCTGAGCCGCCTGCGCCTGGCCGCCCTGTTGCTGCTGGGTGTCGCGTTGTGCCTGGCGCCCTACCGCCATTTCAAGCCCCCAAGCGGCCTGCTTGAGGCGGTTCAAGAGCGCGATTTCATCAGCATCCATACACGCAACACACCGACCACCTACTACGAGGGACGCCACGGTCCGACAGGGTTCGAGTACGAGCTGATGCGCCACTTCGCCGAGTTCCTCGGCGTCAGCCTGACCCTGGATGCCCGGCATCACATCCAGAGCGCGTTGGACGCCGTGCGCCAGGAAGGCGACCTGGCCGCTGCCACCCTGCCGCTGGACCTGACCCAGCCAGACCTCATCTATAGCCGCCCGATCCTCGAACTGCAACCGCTGCTGGTCTATCGCCGCGGCCTGCCACCGGTCAGGACAACCGAAGACCTCGGCGGCCTCACCATCGGCACCATACGAGGTTCGGGCACCGACCGCGTACTGCGCGAACTGCAGGCCGAACATCCGCAGTTGGGCTGGCGTGAGTCATCGGACCTGGAGGTCGCCGAGCTGCTCAATCGGGTAGAGAACGGCAGCCTGGATGCTGCCGTGGTGTTCGAGCATCAGTTCCGCATCAATCGACTGTTCTTTCCCGGCGTCGAGCGCGGCTTTTCGCTGGGCAAGCCACTCTCTATGGCCTGGGCCTTTCCGGCCAAGGGTGGTTTGGGGCTTCAGCAGGAGGCCAACCGTTTCCTCAGCGGCCTGCAGCGGGAAGGGCAGCTCGACGAACTCGTCGCCCGCCACTTCGGTCATGACGACTACCTGGAGTACGTCGGCGCCCGGGTCTTCATCGGCCACCTCAACGAGCGGCTGGACACCTATGCCGAACTGTTTCGCGAAGCGGCGCGCAACACCGGCTTCGACTGGAAGTTGCTGGCGGCGCTGGGCTATCAGGAGTCGCACTGGGACCCCGAGGCCACCTCGCCCACCGGCGTGCGCGGATTGATGATGCTGACCCAGCCCACCGCCAGCGAAATGGGCGTGAACGACCGTCTCGACCCGGCCCAGAGCGTGGACGGCGGCGCGCGCTACCTGCGCCAGATCATGGACCGCCTGCCCGAGTCGATCCAGGGCGACGACCGTCTCTACATGGCCATGGCCGCCTATAACGTGGGGCTCGGCCATCTGTATGATGCGCGCACGATAGCCGAAGAACTTGGCGGCAATCCCGACAACTGGCGGGACGTACGCGAGGCGCTGCCGCTGCTGCAGCAACATGAATGGCACAGCAAGACTCGCCATGGCTACGCCCGTGGCGGAGAGCCGGTCATCTATGTACGCAACATCAGGCGCTACCATGAGATCCTGACCTACGTCGACCGCAGCCAGCAGCAGTACCTGCAATTAAACGATCTGCCGAACGGCGAGGATGATGGCGCTCCGCTGTTCGACATCATCTCTCCCCTTCTCTAG
- a CDS encoding DEAD/DEAH box helicase: protein MSPVRYPTLRPYQQEAVRRVVTHFRGSDEPAVVVLPTGSGKSLVIAELARLARGRVLVLAHVRELVEQNHAKYLAYGLEADIFSAGLGRKESVRQVVFGSVQSVVRNLERFDPASQGQANFTLLVIDECHRVSSDKDASYRRVIERLRHANPRLKVLGLTATPYRLGQGFIYHRHHHGMVRGDDDCFFRDCVFEQPLRLMVRQGYLAEPRRVDAAVERYDFASLRPAASGLFREEELNRVVAGSRATPGIVAEIVERAAERRGVMLFAATVAHAEEILGYLSPEESALITGETPSRERERIIAAFKAQELKYLVNVAVLTTGFDAPHVDLIAILRPTESVSLYQQIVGRGLRLAPGKADCLILDYAGNPWDLYAPEVGSPRPASGTEPVQVECPACGHANLFWGRRDGELVIEHFGRRCQGLITDPGPSSGEGNGQRGAAVGACKQYQCEFRFRFKTCGECGAENDIAARRCHGCEILLVDADDKLKEALRLKDARVLRVAGMQLEATVNGRGLPRLKVTYHDEDGASLSEWFALETPAQRAAFGAVFLRDHLRAPGVRWQPMTPEEVIAERRRLRHPDFVVGRRVGRHWQVREKLFDYTGRYRKAETAE, encoded by the coding sequence ATGTCTCCTGTTCGTTACCCTACGCTGCGCCCCTATCAGCAGGAGGCGGTGCGCCGCGTGGTGACGCACTTTCGTGGCAGCGACGAGCCGGCGGTGGTGGTGCTGCCCACCGGTAGCGGCAAGTCGCTGGTGATCGCGGAGTTGGCACGACTCGCCCGTGGGCGAGTGCTGGTGCTCGCCCACGTACGCGAACTGGTGGAACAGAACCATGCCAAGTACCTAGCCTACGGCCTCGAGGCGGATATCTTCAGTGCCGGGCTGGGGCGCAAGGAGAGCGTGCGGCAGGTGGTGTTCGGCTCGGTGCAGTCGGTGGTACGCAACCTGGAGCGCTTCGACCCCGCATCTCAGGGGCAGGCCAATTTCACTCTGCTGGTGATCGACGAATGCCATCGGGTCTCGTCGGACAAGGATGCCAGCTACCGTCGCGTGATCGAGCGCCTGCGCCACGCCAATCCGCGGCTCAAGGTGCTGGGACTGACCGCCACGCCCTACCGCCTGGGGCAGGGCTTCATCTATCACCGTCACCATCATGGCATGGTGCGCGGCGACGACGACTGCTTCTTTCGCGACTGCGTGTTCGAGCAGCCGCTGCGGCTGATGGTCAGGCAGGGCTACCTGGCCGAGCCACGGCGCGTGGATGCTGCCGTGGAGCGCTACGACTTCGCCTCGCTTCGTCCGGCTGCCAGCGGACTGTTTCGCGAGGAGGAGCTCAACCGGGTAGTGGCGGGCAGCCGCGCCACGCCGGGCATCGTCGCCGAGATCGTCGAACGCGCCGCCGAGCGCCGGGGCGTGATGCTGTTCGCCGCTACCGTGGCCCACGCCGAGGAGATCCTCGGCTACTTGTCGCCTGAAGAGTCGGCACTGATCACCGGCGAGACGCCATCACGCGAGCGCGAGCGGATCATCGCGGCCTTCAAGGCACAAGAACTCAAGTACCTGGTCAACGTGGCGGTGCTGACCACCGGCTTCGACGCGCCCCACGTCGACCTGATTGCGATCCTGCGGCCCACCGAGTCGGTGAGCCTCTATCAGCAGATCGTCGGCCGCGGCCTGCGCCTTGCGCCGGGCAAGGCCGACTGCCTGATCCTGGATTACGCCGGCAACCCCTGGGACCTCTACGCGCCGGAAGTGGGCAGCCCGCGGCCGGCCTCGGGCACCGAGCCGGTGCAGGTCGAATGCCCCGCCTGCGGCCATGCCAACCTGTTCTGGGGCCGGCGCGACGGCGAACTGGTCATCGAACACTTCGGCAGGCGCTGCCAAGGTCTCATCACCGATCCTGGCCCTTCCAGCGGAGAGGGGAATGGCCAGCGCGGCGCGGCGGTGGGCGCCTGTAAACAGTATCAGTGTGAATTTCGCTTTCGCTTCAAGACCTGCGGTGAGTGCGGCGCCGAGAATGATATCGCCGCGCGGCGTTGCCACGGCTGCGAGATCCTGCTGGTCGACGCCGACGACAAGCTCAAGGAGGCGCTGCGCCTCAAGGACGCTCGAGTGCTCCGCGTGGCCGGCATGCAGCTCGAAGCTACCGTCAATGGCCGCGGGCTGCCGCGGCTCAAGGTCACCTACCATGACGAGGATGGGGCCAGCCTGAGCGAGTGGTTCGCGCTGGAGACGCCGGCTCAGCGTGCCGCCTTCGGTGCCGTATTCCTGCGCGACCACCTGCGTGCCCCGGGCGTGAGATGGCAGCCGATGACGCCAGAGGAGGTGATCGCCGAGCGACGACGCCTTCGCCATCCGGACTTCGTGGTGGGGCGCCGGGTAGGCCGCCACTGGCAGGTGCGCGAGAAACTGTTCGACTACACCGGGCGCTATCGCAAGGCGGAGACGGCGGAGTAG